The following coding sequences lie in one Lolium perenne isolate Kyuss_39 chromosome 2, Kyuss_2.0, whole genome shotgun sequence genomic window:
- the LOC127329654 gene encoding agamous-like MADS-box protein AGL62 — MANFAAQLKDRFLGLIDRVAGCGRAGVKDAEPAKPAPAVQELLFVVISSLVNHLSMPRRETRLGLVYIENNQERQTTFSKRRSGLYKRASDLYALTGARVVVILEKDNGKMYSFGTPSADPIIDAFLSEGPPIEPFIDEVTNARIASLQREVDRLETNNAREEKREKLSLQNIKEIKDENPGMIANYIFSKEEDLSLGDLKSLFNELMRIKADITDRAVLYVPDNIQSSLYDTSLTFLVRCCVP, encoded by the exons ATGGCAAACTTCGCCGCCCAGCTCAAGGACAGGTTCCTCGGCCTCATCGACCGCGTCGCCGGCTGCGGCCGCGCCGGAGTCAAGGACGCCGAGCCCGCCAAGCCGGCGCCGGCCGTGCAGGAG CTTCTATTCGTTGTAATAAGCTCCCTAGTTAATCATTTGAGTATGCCTAGGCGGGAAACACGGTTGGGTCTAGTTTACATCGAGAATAACCAAGAGCGCCAGACCACCTTCTCCAAGAGGCGTAGTGGTCTGTACAAACGTGCCAGTGACCTCTATGCcctaaccggcgcaagggttgttgTCATCCTAGAAAAGGACAACGGAAAGATGTACTCATTTGGGACGCCATCAGCGGATCCAATTATTGATGCCTTCCTATCAGAAGGTCCACCTATCGAGCCATTCATCGATGAGGTGACGAATGCTAGGATTGCATCACTGCAGAGGGAGGTGGATCGGCTGGAGACAAATAATGCGAGGGAGGAGAAGAGAGAAAAACTCTCCCTCCAAAATATCAAGGAAATCAAAGATGAGAACCCAGGTATGATAGCAAACTATATATTTTCCAAGGAAGAAGATCTCAGTCTTGGAGATCTGAAAAGCCTATTTAATGAGCTCATGCGGATCAAAGCGGACATTACAGATCG TGCTGTTCTGTACGTGCCGGACAATATTCAGAGCTCGCTCTATGACACGTCGCTGACGTTCCTAGTGCGCTGCTGCGTTCCATAA